The Triticum aestivum cultivar Chinese Spring chromosome 7B, IWGSC CS RefSeq v2.1, whole genome shotgun sequence genome window below encodes:
- the LOC123163192 gene encoding F-box/LRR-repeat protein At4g14103-like, with protein MATRRAKKRKWQEAELVAGVSPPANDKREVGEGPDLISDLHVDVLRRIISLLPTKDGARTQILSTRWRPLFRSAPLNLGVVLRHEDEPAPSSLVSRILADHQAPCRRLSLTWYGYKSDYVSPLLNGWLQSPAFKGLSEFDLWQNRKEIGKELWLVPREEVPYALPPSVLRFLPALHILSIKCTGYMIHFPSAATLAGDLHFPKLKQLTLKGVIVSEVVLHRVLAGCTALESLVLSELDGVRGVRINSSTLRRLGVWSGWPNEPDELLQQVIVEDAPLLEKLFLSGLDGDLSVRVLCAPKLDFLGSLPEAFTKGKLETNVLQVAMAFNFCVMPCRFSC; from the coding sequence atggctacCCGCAGAGCCAAAAAGCGAAAATGGCAGGAGGCCGAGTTGGTCGCCGGCGTCTCACCACCGGCGAACGATAAGCGCGAAGTCGGGGAAGGTCCCGACCTGATCAGCGACCTCCACGTCGACGTTCTCCGGCGCATAATCTCGCTCCTCCCCaccaaggacggcgcccgcacccaGATCCTCTCCACCCGGTGGCGCCCCCTCTTCCGCTCCGCCCCGCTCAACCTCGGCGTCGTTCTCCGCCACGAAGACGAGCCCGCCCCCTCCAGCCTCGTCTCCCGCATTCTCGCCGACCACCAGGCGCCCTGCCGCCGGCTCTCCCTTACCTGGTACGGCTACAAATCTGACTATGTCTCCCCATTACTGAACGGCTGGCTCCAGTCACCGGCATTCAAAGGCCTCTCCGAGTTCGACCTGTGGCAAAACCGCAAGGAAATCGGCAAGGAACTTTGGCTAGTGCCAAGGGAGGAGGTTCCGTATGCgctgccgccgtccgtgctccggTTTTTACCCGCCCTCCACATCCTAAGCATTAAGTGCACCGGCTACATGATCCACTTCCCCTCCGCGGCCACATTGGCCGGCGATCTACATTTCCCCAAACTCAAGCAGCTCACACTTAAAGGTGTCATCGTCTCGGAGGTCGTCCTCCACCGCGTTCTTGCTGGATGCACTGCACTGGAGAGCTTGGTGCTTAGTGAATTGGACGGTGTCCGTGGTGTTCGGATCAACTCGTCCACCCTTAGGAGGCTAGGTGTGTGGTCTGGTTGGCCAAATGAACCAGATGAATTGTTGCAACAAGTCATTGTTGAGGATGCCCCTCTCCTAGAAAAGTTGTTCCTGTCTGGACTAGATGGTGACCTATCAGTCCGTGTGCTTTGCGCACCCAAACTGGACTTCCTGGGTTCTTTGCCAGAAGCGTTCACCAAAGGCAAGCTTGAAACAAATGTTCTTCAGGTAGCCATGGCCTTTAATTTTTGTGTTATGCCTTGCAGATTCTCGTGCTAA